From a region of the Fischerella sp. JS2 genome:
- a CDS encoding vWA domain-containing protein — protein MNTAERDLRLELLNSLLTTPHRELEKVAEFHKLMIELDPIFYGHLAVWYQHNGDVRDHKEVFLGHLLTSNVTAHRDAGFVLLQEFPPYQVARIVDFMKQQRGKVPRSTRTAVQCYLRAREINPQFFDRAALRGRKAMKHLYATLHIKPSMRADAVLFKDAPPEGSLAYMLKQVAKAETPAAQAALIVEHNIPYTIAIGAVKQLTPTVLVALINSMSPQEVINNLKSLKQRGAMDHPEVKALINGKLEQAAKSDRISAFKATVAADVTQLDTETAARLENVANEQVKKRGKIAKPTALLVDKSGSMDVALEVGKQIAALISGITEANLFVYAFDTIAYPVKAQGTQLSDWEKAFQHIFPNGGTSIGAGLETMRLKKQVVEQIIIVTDEGENTQPYFVAAYQAYQRDLGVMPNVIIVRVGGWCDYIERNLKEKQIPVDTFTFAGDYYSLPNLVPLLSRPSRLELLMEILETPLPVRDDK, from the coding sequence ATGAATACAGCAGAACGCGATTTGCGTTTAGAACTTCTCAACAGCTTGCTGACTACGCCTCACCGCGAGTTGGAGAAGGTAGCAGAATTTCACAAGTTAATGATAGAACTTGACCCAATTTTCTACGGACACCTAGCTGTATGGTATCAGCATAACGGCGATGTCCGCGACCACAAGGAAGTGTTTTTGGGACATCTGCTGACAAGCAATGTAACTGCACACCGTGATGCTGGTTTTGTATTGCTGCAAGAATTTCCACCTTATCAAGTTGCACGGATTGTGGACTTTATGAAGCAGCAACGCGGTAAAGTTCCCCGTTCTACACGTACTGCTGTACAGTGCTATTTGCGCGCGCGAGAAATAAACCCCCAATTTTTTGACCGTGCTGCTTTACGGGGACGTAAGGCGATGAAGCACTTGTATGCAACTTTGCATATTAAACCAAGTATGCGTGCAGATGCGGTGTTATTTAAAGATGCACCACCAGAGGGTAGCTTGGCTTATATGCTGAAGCAGGTAGCAAAGGCAGAAACACCAGCTGCACAAGCTGCTTTGATAGTTGAGCATAACATCCCTTACACTATTGCCATTGGTGCAGTTAAGCAACTTACTCCAACGGTGTTGGTGGCTTTAATCAACTCTATGTCACCACAGGAGGTAATTAACAACCTCAAATCTCTGAAGCAGCGCGGTGCGATGGATCATCCAGAAGTCAAGGCGTTGATTAATGGGAAGTTAGAACAAGCAGCTAAGAGTGATAGGATATCTGCGTTTAAAGCCACGGTTGCGGCTGATGTCACTCAACTGGATACAGAGACTGCGGCCCGACTGGAAAATGTCGCTAACGAACAAGTCAAAAAGCGCGGTAAAATTGCCAAGCCGACAGCTTTGTTGGTTGATAAGTCTGGAAGTATGGATGTAGCACTAGAAGTTGGTAAGCAAATAGCTGCCTTGATTTCTGGTATTACTGAAGCAAATTTATTTGTCTATGCTTTCGACACCATTGCTTACCCAGTCAAGGCTCAAGGTACACAACTATCAGATTGGGAAAAGGCATTCCAGCATATTTTCCCTAATGGTGGAACCAGTATAGGTGCAGGTCTAGAAACCATGCGCTTGAAAAAGCAGGTGGTAGAACAAATCATCATTGTCACCGACGAAGGCGAAAACACCCAACCCTACTTTGTCGCTGCTTACCAAGCTTACCAGCGCGATTTAGGAGTTATGCCTAATGTGATTATCGTCAGAGTAGGAGGATGGTGTGATTACATCGAACGCAACTTGAAGGAGAAGCAAATACCTGTGGATACCTTTACGTTTGCGGGTGACTACTACTCTCTACCGAACCTAGTGCCATTGCTATCTCGTCCATCCCGACTAGAATTGTTGATGGAGATTTTAGAAACACCGCTACCTGTACGGGATGACAAATAA
- the rpsU gene encoding 30S ribosomal protein S21, producing the protein MTQIVVGENEALESALRRFKRQVSKAGIMPDLKKHRHFETPLEKNKRKAKAVANSRRYKKRFRS; encoded by the coding sequence ATGACCCAAATAGTAGTGGGCGAAAATGAAGCACTTGAGTCGGCTTTACGCCGATTTAAACGTCAAGTTTCCAAGGCAGGAATTATGCCTGACTTAAAGAAACATCGTCACTTTGAAACTCCTCTTGAGAAAAACAAGCGGAAAGCTAAAGCGGTTGCTAATTCTAGACGGTATAAGAAACGTTTCCGCTCTTAA
- a CDS encoding RNA recognition motif domain-containing protein: MSIYVGNLSYEVEQDDLKQVFSEYGTVKSVQLPVDRETGRVRGFAFVEMGSEAEEAAAIEALDTAEWMGRSLKVNKARPKSEGGSFGGGRRGGNNGGGYSRRY, from the coding sequence ATGTCGATTTACGTTGGTAATCTGTCCTATGAGGTTGAGCAAGACGACCTCAAGCAGGTTTTTTCCGAGTATGGAACTGTGAAGAGCGTTCAATTACCTGTAGACCGGGAAACTGGTCGTGTACGAGGATTCGCCTTTGTAGAAATGGGTTCAGAAGCAGAAGAAGCTGCGGCAATTGAAGCCCTTGATACTGCTGAGTGGATGGGTCGTAGCCTGAAAGTTAATAAAGCAAGACCTAAATCAGAGGGAGGTTCCTTTGGTGGTGGTAGACGTGGTGGCAATAATGGTGGAGGATACTCCCGACGCTACTAA
- a CDS encoding vWA domain-containing protein — MKPLNHVDLCFVIDTTASMGSFIHSAQQQLLNTIKVLSANSNIDLQIGLVEYRDYPPQDNSFVTRVYSLTAKLQQMQQVINKLRADGGGDGPEAVYSGVYDACTKMKWRQHSCRFILLVGDAPPHGFGTWLREMMLETRRYHSGDAWPDACPSGLNVQSVTATAENHRVIIHGLCMSGDMLAQKAFNAIAQATGGQCVAVSNAKDVIDQIVAVLQNEFSNLELDYKVLEAVQQIGYLDSSKTAEILNMPRLPVAAAIARLGKRGFLNQMIF; from the coding sequence ATGAAACCTCTTAACCACGTTGACCTGTGCTTTGTTATTGATACAACTGCCAGTATGGGTAGTTTTATTCACTCAGCACAGCAACAATTGTTAAACACTATCAAGGTACTGTCGGCTAATAGTAATATTGATTTGCAAATTGGTTTGGTAGAGTACCGTGACTATCCTCCCCAAGATAACTCTTTTGTTACCCGTGTTTACTCACTGACAGCTAAATTGCAGCAAATGCAGCAAGTTATCAATAAACTCAGAGCTGATGGTGGTGGTGATGGCCCAGAAGCAGTGTATAGCGGTGTCTACGATGCCTGTACAAAAATGAAATGGCGTCAGCACAGTTGTCGTTTTATTTTACTGGTAGGTGATGCACCACCCCACGGTTTTGGCACATGGCTACGAGAAATGATGTTAGAGACACGCAGGTATCATAGTGGTGATGCTTGGCCTGATGCTTGCCCTAGTGGGTTAAATGTCCAGTCAGTAACTGCAACGGCAGAAAACCACCGAGTTATTATTCATGGGTTGTGTATGAGTGGTGATATGCTGGCACAAAAGGCATTCAATGCGATCGCTCAAGCTACCGGTGGTCAATGTGTAGCTGTTAGTAATGCCAAAGATGTCATCGATCAAATTGTGGCTGTACTGCAAAATGAATTCTCTAATTTGGAATTAGACTACAAAGTCTTAGAGGCTGTGCAACAAATAGGATATCTAGATAGCAGTAAAACTGCTGAAATTTTAAATATGCCAAGATTGCCAGTAGCAGCTGCGATCGCTCGTTTGGGTAAGCGGGGTTTTTTAAACCAGATGATCTTCTAA
- a CDS encoding DUF1330 domain-containing protein: MVYVLAILTPNPDEPEALENYKRQAKVIRDEYGAELVLRLNVKEQLLGSFEGESIRILKFPSADHVRKWLTDPRYLETVPLRERGYRQVTITLLEE; encoded by the coding sequence ATGGTTTATGTACTTGCCATACTGACACCTAATCCTGACGAACCAGAAGCTCTAGAAAATTACAAAAGACAAGCTAAAGTCATCCGCGATGAATATGGAGCAGAACTGGTTTTACGTCTGAATGTCAAAGAACAATTGCTAGGCTCTTTTGAAGGAGAATCTATTCGGATATTAAAGTTTCCTTCTGCTGACCACGTACGCAAGTGGTTAACAGACCCTCGTTATTTAGAAACAGTACCATTGCGAGAGCGAGGTTACCGCCAAGTAACTATTACCCTTTTAGAAGAGTGA
- the acs gene encoding acetate--CoA ligase, producing MSQQTIKSILQEKRLFYPSGDFSQNAHIKSLADYQHLYNKAKANPEQFWAELAEQELNWFAKWDKVLDWQPPFAKWFVNGNINISYNCLDRHLTTWRKNKAAIIWEGEPGDSRTLTYAQLHREVCQFANVFKLLGVQKGDRVGIYMPMIPEAAIAMLACARIGAPHSVVFGGFSAEALRDRLIDAKAKLVVTADGGWRKDEIVPLKERVDQALANNAVPTVQNVLVVQRTNQKTNMEPGRDHWWHDLQKSVSTDCPAEPMDSEDMLFILYTSGSTGKSKGVVHTHGGYNLYTHITTKWIFDLQEKDVYWCTADIGWITGHSYIVYGPLSNGTTTVMYEGAPRFSNPACFWDIIEKYSVTIFYTAPTAIRSFIKMGEHLPQTHNLSSLRLLGTVGEPINPEAWMWYYKVIGGDRCPIVDTWWQTETGGIMITPLPGAIPTKPGSATRPFPGILADVVDSEGNSVKDNEGGYLVIRYPWPGMMRTIYGDPDRFRRNYWEYIPPKDEQYVYFAGDGAKRDEEGYFWIMGRVDDVINVSGHRLGTMEVESALVSHPAVAEAAVVSKPDELKGEDIVAFITLESKYISSEELSQELKQHVVKEIGAIARPGEIRFTDGLPKTRSGKIMRRLLRSIVTGQEISGDTSTLEDRSALEKLRETKVSNL from the coding sequence ATGTCACAGCAAACAATCAAGTCTATTTTGCAGGAAAAGCGCTTATTCTATCCATCTGGTGATTTTTCCCAAAATGCCCATATTAAAAGTTTGGCAGATTATCAGCACCTCTACAACAAAGCTAAAGCCAATCCTGAACAATTCTGGGCAGAATTAGCAGAACAAGAATTAAACTGGTTTGCGAAGTGGGACAAAGTTTTAGATTGGCAACCACCGTTTGCCAAGTGGTTTGTGAACGGTAACATAAATATTTCTTACAATTGTCTTGACAGACATTTAACTACTTGGCGCAAAAATAAAGCCGCGATTATTTGGGAAGGAGAACCAGGAGACTCACGCACTCTCACCTACGCCCAACTACATCGGGAAGTTTGTCAATTTGCCAATGTGTTCAAACTATTGGGAGTACAAAAAGGCGATCGCGTTGGTATTTATATGCCGATGATTCCCGAAGCTGCCATTGCCATGCTTGCTTGTGCGAGAATTGGCGCACCCCACAGTGTTGTCTTTGGTGGTTTTAGTGCGGAAGCACTGCGGGATCGGTTAATTGATGCCAAAGCAAAGTTAGTTGTTACTGCTGATGGTGGTTGGCGCAAGGATGAGATTGTACCTCTTAAAGAACGAGTAGACCAAGCCCTCGCTAATAATGCTGTGCCTACAGTGCAAAATGTCCTAGTTGTCCAGCGTACCAATCAAAAAACTAACATGGAACCAGGACGTGACCATTGGTGGCATGATTTGCAAAAGAGTGTATCAACAGACTGTCCGGCTGAACCTATGGACAGTGAAGATATGCTGTTTATTCTTTATACTTCTGGGAGTACTGGTAAATCTAAAGGTGTTGTGCATACACACGGTGGCTATAACTTATACACACATATCACCACTAAATGGATCTTTGACCTTCAAGAGAAAGATGTATACTGGTGTACTGCTGATATAGGTTGGATTACCGGACATAGCTATATTGTCTATGGTCCCTTATCTAATGGCACAACAACGGTGATGTATGAAGGTGCGCCCCGTTTCTCTAACCCTGCTTGTTTTTGGGACATAATAGAGAAATATAGTGTGACAATTTTTTATACTGCACCTACTGCTATTCGTAGCTTTATCAAAATGGGTGAACATCTGCCCCAAACGCACAACCTGTCTTCTTTGCGCTTGTTGGGAACTGTAGGTGAACCGATTAATCCAGAAGCTTGGATGTGGTATTACAAAGTGATCGGTGGCGATCGCTGTCCGATTGTCGATACTTGGTGGCAAACAGAAACTGGTGGAATAATGATTACACCGTTACCTGGTGCTATCCCTACTAAACCTGGTTCAGCAACTCGTCCTTTTCCAGGAATTTTAGCTGATGTGGTGGATTCGGAAGGTAACTCAGTAAAAGACAACGAAGGTGGTTATTTAGTTATTCGCTATCCTTGGCCTGGCATGATGCGAACAATATATGGTGATCCAGACCGTTTTCGACGTAATTATTGGGAATATATTCCCCCAAAAGATGAACAGTATGTCTACTTTGCTGGTGATGGTGCAAAACGTGATGAAGAAGGGTACTTCTGGATCATGGGAAGAGTAGATGATGTCATTAATGTATCAGGTCATCGTCTTGGCACGATGGAAGTAGAATCAGCCCTAGTATCTCACCCTGCGGTGGCTGAAGCAGCCGTGGTCAGCAAACCAGATGAACTCAAAGGTGAAGATATCGTAGCTTTCATTACTTTAGAAAGTAAATATATATCTAGTGAAGAACTGAGTCAAGAACTGAAACAGCATGTTGTCAAAGAGATAGGAGCGATCGCTCGTCCTGGGGAAATTCGCTTTACGGACGGTTTGCCAAAAACGCGGTCGGGTAAAATCATGCGGCGGTTGCTGAGATCAATAGTAACTGGACAGGAAATATCTGGTGATACCTCAACCTTGGAAGATCGCAGCGCTTTAGAAAAGCTCCGGGAAACAAAAGTATCAAATCTTTAG